DNA sequence from the Merismopedia glauca CCAP 1448/3 genome:
GAAGGCGACTGTAGATGCCATTGTTGATAGTTCTGAATACGTCCGCTTCTTCAGTGAAGATGTGGTGCCTTATCAACGGTTTCCTGCGGTAAACAATGGTAAATACCTGGGTAGCATTCAAGAAGCTGAAGATGCATAAGTAACAGTCAGCTAGACCTGAAGTTAGCTAAAGCTAAAAAATAGTCATAATCCCTCAATTCTGTGGTCAAAGCTTAAGAAATAGCCTCAGAATAGGAGGGTTATGTCTACAAATAGCTAGAGCCAATCTGATAAACAATATTACAAACTGTTACGAATAGCACCAGAATGTGAACTTAATGCCGGAAAATATTTCCGGAAGGCAGGTTCCGCAAGAGCTGAGACAGGAAAACCTGATACTTGGTTGCAGGCGTGGAATTTTGGGAGGACAGACTCTTCGGAGTTTGCCTTCATTAGGCGTAACAGCCGACTCACACAGCCGGAGACGCTCGGCAGTGTTGCTTGATTAAGTAAATCCTTTGACTTGGGAATCAGTACAGTCAGGATGAACTAAAAAAGGCAAAAATACTTGGTAGTAATGCCAAGTCCTCTAAAGCTGATGAATTGCGCTCCAGTAGCGTATAGGCATATGCTAAAAGAGGAAGCGTCAAAAAACAGCGACAAGCAAACCATCTTCGATTTGGAGGAATTCCTCAATGAGTATCGTCACGAAATCAATCGTGAATGCTGATGCTGAAGCTCGTTACCTCAGCCCTGGCGAATTAGATCGGATCAAGAGCTTTGTTACCTCTGGCGATCGCCGTCTACGCATTGCTCAAACCTTGACCGATTCTCGCGAACGCATCGTCAAACAAGCAGGTGATCGCTTGTTCCAAAAACGTCCTGATGTCGTTTCCCCTGGTGGTAACGCTTATGGCGAAGATATGGCTGCTACCTGCTTGCGCGACCTCGATTACTACCTCCGCCTCGTCACCTATGGCGTAGTATCTGGCGATGTTACTCCCATCGAAGAAATTGGGATCGTAGGTGTCAGAGAAATGTACAAATCTTTAGGTACTCCAATTGATGGTGTCGCCGAAGGTGTACGTGCCATGAAAGAAGTTGCCGGCTCCATGATGTCTGGAGAAGATGGTGCTGAAGCCGCCTCTTACTTTGACTATGTAATTGGCGCACTGCAGTAACTAGTTCTAAAACTGCCCATTTAAAAGCAACATAAGGAAACAGAATCATGCAAGACGCAATTACCTCTGTCATTAACTCGTCCGATGTCCAAGGTAAGTACTTAGATAGTTCTGCTTTAGACAAGCTCAAAGGTTACTTCCAAACCGGAGAACTTCGCGTGCGTGCCGCTACCACCATCAGCGCCAACGCCGCTACCATCGTTAAGGAAGCAGTTGCTAAGTCCTTGTTGTACTCCGATGTTACCCGTCCCGGTGGTAATATGTACACTACCCGTCGCTATGCTGCTTGCATCCGCGATTTGGACTACTACCTCCGCTATGCTACCTACGCTATGTTAGCTGGGGACCCATCTATCCTAGATGAGCGCGTCCTCAACGGTTTAAAAGAAACCTACAACTCCCTAGGCGTACCCGTAGGCACCACCGTTAGCGCCATTCAAGCTATCAAAGAAGTAACTGCTAGCTTGGTTGGAGCTGATGCTGGTAAAGAAATGGGTGTCTATTTAGACTACATCTGCTCTGGTTTGGGCTAATTATAGCTTTCACAAGTTAGATGAGCTTCTAACCTGGTGTAGGTTGTCTAAATAAAGGTCTGGGAAGTCGCAAGCAAATGTTAGCTCAGCTATAGCTTATCTAATCACTATCGAAGTGAGAACAAGAGTTAAGCTGATCTGGCAGTAACTAGTGGCTCCCGACCTTAGCTTTATTATTGAGACTCAACAAAAGCTATACCTTAAAAAGATAATAGTAGGAGAAATTAAATCATGCGGATGTTTAAAATTACTGCTTGTGTTCCCAGTCAATCTCGCATCAGAACACAACGCGAGTTACAAAATAC
Encoded proteins:
- the apcA gene encoding allophycocyanin subunit alpha codes for the protein MSIVTKSIVNADAEARYLSPGELDRIKSFVTSGDRRLRIAQTLTDSRERIVKQAGDRLFQKRPDVVSPGGNAYGEDMAATCLRDLDYYLRLVTYGVVSGDVTPIEEIGIVGVREMYKSLGTPIDGVAEGVRAMKEVAGSMMSGEDGAEAASYFDYVIGALQ
- the apcB gene encoding allophycocyanin subunit beta; translation: MQDAITSVINSSDVQGKYLDSSALDKLKGYFQTGELRVRAATTISANAATIVKEAVAKSLLYSDVTRPGGNMYTTRRYAACIRDLDYYLRYATYAMLAGDPSILDERVLNGLKETYNSLGVPVGTTVSAIQAIKEVTASLVGADAGKEMGVYLDYICSGLG